The Trichoplusia ni isolate ovarian cell line Hi5 chromosome 25, tn1, whole genome shotgun sequence genome includes a region encoding these proteins:
- the LOC113505391 gene encoding uncharacterized protein LOC113505391 — protein sequence MEAIMSEGATKENIMQPTTLQEAINIIKFLNTTHKQEVVRLKEAYTKQAEVIKKLESNRKKELEFLSGELQKYEVNLALRTEAVSKQLAQKDIVIQKQAEKIEEMSKQLKLHELNASVPEINIMVDSNSDSGVALEHEDSKTEETKPEVKTTRKCSRRFGDTISFLRRVDFSPIKYKPSNREGAKKKDDKKNKLQVPSTDKRVFDRQISNDKSPSDDERHVTDDSIFSDSGIEPLVIRPNKVNDSMNNHFSDDGSEDTSEEIFDRVMTRSSIRRSVKANPKYKKINRSKSKLLEQVKVNIVD from the coding sequence ATGGAGGCAATAATGTCAGAGGGCgctacaaaagaaaatataatgcAACCAACGACACTTCAAGAggcaataaacattattaaattcctGAACACGACACATAAACAAGAAGTTGTAAGGCTGAAGGAAGCATATACGAAACAAGCTGAAGTTATAAAGAAATTGGAATCGAACAGGAAAAAGGAATTGGAATTCCTATCGGGTGAATTGCAAAAATACGAAGTAAATTTGGCTTTAAGGACAGAAGCGGTCTCGAAACAACTCGCGCAGAAGGATATTGTTATACAGAAACAAGCAGAAAAAATTGAAGAAATGAGCAAACAATTGAAACTGCACGAATTAAATGCTAGCGTACCAGAAATAAACATAATGGTCGATTCCAATTCTGATTCTGGCGTTGCGTTGGAACATGAAGACAGTAAAACTGAGGAAACGAAGCCAGAGGTTAAAACTACAAGAAAATGCAGCAGAAGGTTCGGAGATACAATAAGTTTTCTTCGTAGGGTGGACTTTTCTCCCATTAAATACAAACCATCAAATAGGGAGGGTGCTAAAAAGAAGGATGATAAGAAGAACAAACTACAAGTACCTTCTACGGATAAAAGGGTATTCGATCGCCAGATAAGTAATGACAAATCTCCGAGTGATGACGAAAGACATGTCACTGATGATTCCATTTTCTCAGACAGTGGTATTGAGCCTCTAGTCATCAGACCGAATAAAGTTAATGATAGTATGAATAACCACTTCTCTGACGATGGAAGCGAGGACACCAGTGAAGAAATCTTCGACAGAGTCATGACCAGAAGCAGCATCCGGCGATCCGTAAAAGCAAACCcgaaatacaagaaaataaatagaagtaAATCGAAACTTTTAGAACAGGTCAAAGTTAATATAGTAGATTGA